A window from Nocardioides mesophilus encodes these proteins:
- the pafA gene encoding Pup--protein ligase, which produces MDRRIFGIENEYGVTCTFRGQRRLSPDEVARYLFRKVVSWGRSSNVFLRNGARLYLDVGSHPEYATPECDDLVDLVAHDKAGERVLEGLLVDAERRLHDEGIAGDVYLFKNNTDSAGNSYGCHENYLVGRQGEFSKLADVLIPFLVTRQIICGAGKVIQTPRGAMYSVSQRAEHIWEGVSSATTRSRPIINTRDEPHADAERYRRLHVIVGDSNMSETTTLLKVSSCDLVLRMIEEGVVMRDLTMENPIRAIREISHDMTGRRKVRLANGREASALDIQQEYLTRARDFVDRREISTPVIERTLDLWERTLKAVESGDFGLVEREIDWVIKWKLIDRYRAQHGLPLSHPRVAQLDLAYHDIHRGRGLYYLLERRGAVTRVTDDLRIFEAKTLPPQTTRARLRGEFIKRAQERRRDFTVDWVHLKLNDQAQRTVLCKDPFRAHDERVHKLIEGM; this is translated from the coding sequence GTGGACCGCCGGATCTTCGGGATCGAGAACGAGTACGGCGTCACCTGCACGTTCCGCGGGCAGCGACGCCTCTCGCCGGACGAGGTTGCCCGCTACCTGTTCCGCAAGGTGGTCTCCTGGGGCCGCAGCAGCAACGTGTTCCTGCGCAACGGCGCCCGGCTCTACCTCGACGTCGGCAGCCACCCGGAGTACGCCACCCCCGAGTGCGACGACCTCGTCGACCTGGTCGCCCACGACAAGGCGGGGGAGCGGGTGCTCGAGGGTCTGCTCGTCGACGCCGAGCGGCGCCTGCACGACGAGGGCATCGCCGGCGACGTCTACCTGTTCAAGAACAACACCGACTCGGCCGGAAACTCCTACGGCTGCCACGAGAACTACCTCGTCGGACGGCAGGGGGAGTTCAGCAAGCTCGCCGACGTGCTGATCCCGTTCCTGGTCACGCGCCAGATCATCTGCGGCGCCGGCAAGGTGATCCAGACCCCGCGCGGCGCGATGTACTCCGTCAGCCAGCGCGCCGAGCACATCTGGGAGGGCGTCTCCAGCGCCACCACCCGCAGCCGGCCGATCATCAACACCCGCGACGAGCCGCACGCCGACGCCGAGCGCTACCGGCGCCTGCACGTCATCGTCGGGGACTCCAACATGAGCGAGACCACGACGCTGCTCAAGGTGTCCTCCTGCGACCTGGTGCTGCGGATGATCGAGGAGGGCGTGGTGATGCGCGACCTCACGATGGAGAACCCGATCCGGGCGATCCGCGAGATCTCGCACGACATGACCGGACGCCGGAAGGTGCGGCTGGCCAACGGCCGCGAGGCAAGCGCGCTCGACATCCAGCAGGAGTACCTCACCCGCGCCCGCGACTTCGTCGACCGCCGCGAGATCAGCACGCCGGTCATCGAGCGCACGCTCGACCTGTGGGAACGCACGCTCAAGGCGGTGGAGTCCGGGGACTTCGGTCTGGTCGAGCGCGAGATCGACTGGGTGATCAAGTGGAAGCTGATCGACCGCTACCGCGCCCAGCACGGCCTCCCGCTCAGCCATCCCCGGGTCGCGCAGCTCGACCTGGCCTACCACGACATCCACCGCGGCCGCGGCCTCTACTACCTGCTCGAGCGTCGCGGAGCGGTCACGCGGGTCACCGACGACCTGCGCATCTTCGAGGCGAAGACGCTGCCGCCGCAGACCACCCGCGCCCGCCTGCGCGGCGAGTTCATCAAGCGAGCGCAGGAGCGCCGGCGCGACTTCACCGTCGACTGGGTGCACCTCAAGCTCAACGACCAGGCCCAGCGGACCGTCCTGTGCAAGGACCCGTTCCGCGCGCACGACGAGCGGGTGCACAAGCTCATCGAAGGCATGTGA
- the prcA gene encoding proteasome subunit alpha yields MTMPFYVSPEQLMKDRADFARKGIARGRSVAVIQYADGIMFVSENPSQALHKVSEIYDRIAFAAVGRYNEFENLRIAGVRLADMRGYAYDRRDVTGRGLANAYAQTLGTIFSSGGEKPYEVEIFVAEVGDAVADDQIYRLTYDGQVADEHDFAVMGGAAESVTAHLREHFVLGASLADALRVAVAALGHSDSGDRVIPASDLEVAILDRTRTQQRKFKRLTEERLERILGGSGDGGPEAGPAAELPSGAPAEGPAASAESDSPVAPPVSPPVSPPVDRSGPPLD; encoded by the coding sequence ATGACGATGCCGTTCTACGTCTCGCCCGAGCAGCTGATGAAGGACCGGGCGGACTTCGCCCGCAAGGGCATCGCCCGCGGCCGCTCGGTCGCCGTCATCCAGTACGCCGACGGGATCATGTTCGTCTCGGAGAACCCGTCCCAGGCGCTGCACAAGGTCAGCGAGATCTATGACCGGATCGCGTTCGCCGCGGTGGGCCGCTACAACGAGTTCGAGAACCTCCGGATCGCCGGGGTCCGGCTGGCCGACATGCGCGGCTACGCCTACGACCGCCGCGACGTGACCGGCCGGGGCCTGGCGAACGCCTACGCGCAGACCCTGGGCACGATCTTCTCCAGCGGCGGCGAGAAGCCCTACGAGGTGGAGATCTTCGTCGCCGAGGTCGGGGACGCGGTCGCCGACGACCAGATCTACCGGCTCACCTACGACGGCCAGGTCGCCGACGAGCACGACTTCGCAGTGATGGGCGGCGCGGCGGAGTCGGTCACCGCGCACCTGCGGGAGCACTTCGTCCTGGGCGCATCGCTCGCCGACGCGCTGCGGGTCGCCGTGGCGGCCCTCGGTCACAGCGACAGCGGCGACCGGGTCATCCCGGCCTCGGACCTCGAGGTGGCGATCCTCGACCGCACCCGCACCCAGCAGCGCAAGTTCAAGCGGCTCACCGAGGAGCGCCTCGAGCGGATCCTCGGAGGGAGCGGTGACGGCGGTCCGGAGGCCGGCCCCGCCGCTGAGCTGCCGTCGGGAGCGCCGGCCGAGGGCCCGGCCGCCAGTGCGGAGAGCGACTCGCCGGTGGCCCCGCCGGTTTCGCCCCCGGTCTCGCCGCCGGTGGACCGGTCCGGTCCACCGCTGGACTGA
- the prcB gene encoding proteasome subunit beta, giving the protein MSDRLSGRLSAAFLAPGSSSFAEFLAHQAPELLPSHRSLPQGNAAELAPHGTTIVAATYPGGVVMAGDRRATMGNIIAQRDIQKVFPADEYSAVGIAGAAGLAVEMVRLFQTELEHYEKIEGTTLSMDGKANRLAALIRSNLGMAMQGLAVVPLFAGYDLVGRQGRIFSYDVTGGRYEETAFHSVGSGSLFARGSLKKLYREDLDEEGCVTALVQALYDAADDDSATGGPDMTRRIFPVVTVITGDGLRRLPDQEVAAIADRVIAARMQRPDGPVASLT; this is encoded by the coding sequence ATGAGCGATCGTCTCTCCGGGCGGCTCTCCGCTGCCTTCCTCGCGCCCGGTTCGTCCTCGTTCGCGGAGTTCCTCGCCCACCAGGCCCCCGAGCTGCTGCCCAGCCACCGCTCGCTGCCCCAGGGGAACGCCGCCGAGCTGGCTCCGCACGGGACCACGATCGTCGCGGCGACGTACCCCGGCGGGGTGGTGATGGCCGGTGACCGGCGCGCGACGATGGGCAACATCATCGCCCAGCGCGACATCCAGAAGGTCTTCCCCGCCGACGAGTACTCCGCCGTGGGCATCGCCGGCGCCGCAGGCCTCGCGGTGGAGATGGTGCGGCTGTTCCAGACCGAGCTCGAGCACTACGAGAAGATCGAGGGCACGACGCTGTCGATGGACGGCAAGGCGAACCGGCTCGCCGCGCTGATCCGCTCCAACCTCGGGATGGCGATGCAGGGCCTGGCCGTGGTGCCGCTCTTCGCCGGCTACGACCTCGTCGGCCGGCAGGGCCGGATCTTCTCCTACGACGTCACCGGCGGCCGCTACGAGGAGACGGCCTTCCACTCCGTCGGCTCCGGGTCGCTGTTCGCTCGCGGCTCGCTGAAGAAGCTCTACCGCGAGGACCTCGACGAGGAGGGCTGCGTGACCGCGCTGGTGCAGGCGCTGTACGACGCCGCCGACGACGACTCGGCAACCGGCGGGCCGGACATGACCCGGCGGATCTTCCCGGTCGTCACCGTGATCACCGGGGACGGGCTGCGCCGGCTGCCCGACCAGGAGGTCGCCGCCATCGCCGACCGCGTGATCGCCGCGCGCATGCAGCGCCCCGACGGCCCCGTGGCCTCCCTGACCTAG
- a CDS encoding ubiquitin-like protein Pup — MAQEQKQPKRSSESEEAPEVAAAGEVADRKEQLDEDIDAILDEIDDVLETNAEDFVKSFIQKGGE, encoded by the coding sequence ATGGCACAGGAGCAGAAGCAGCCCAAGAGGTCCTCGGAGTCCGAGGAGGCCCCGGAGGTCGCGGCCGCCGGCGAGGTCGCGGACCGCAAGGAGCAGCTCGACGAGGACATCGACGCGATCCTCGACGAGATCGACGACGTGCTGGAGACCAACGCCGAGGACTTCGTGAAGTCGTTCATCCAGAAGGGCGGCGAGTAG
- the dop gene encoding depupylase/deamidase Dop produces the protein MSVRRVMGTETEFGISVQGQPTANPMVASSQVVNAYASSTLRARRARWDFEEESPLRDARGFDMSREVADPSQLTDEDLGLANVILTNGARLYVDHAHPEYSTPECTTPLDIVKWDKAGEQVMLDAARFAGALPGAAQLLLYKNNTDNKGASYGAHENYLMRRSTPFGDIVRHLTPFFVSRQVITGAGRVGIGQDGRDHGFQLSQRADYFEVEVGLETTLKRPIINTRDEPHADPEKYRRLHVIIGDANLAEVSTYMKVGMTSLVLAMIEDRFIGRDLAVHQPVRALRAVSHDPTLRHLLRMEDGRTLTAVQLQREYLDLARKYVEDRYGADADPQTQDVLARWQSLLDRLEEDPFLCARELDWVAKLKLLQQYRDRDGLDWDDAKLHLIDLQYADIRPDKGLYHRLVGMGRIERLLGDAEVAEAMHRPPEDTRAYFRGRCLEQYADQIAAASWDSVIFDLPGRESLQRVPTVDPLRGSRAHVGELLDRCDTAEALFRALTG, from the coding sequence ATGAGCGTGCGACGGGTGATGGGGACCGAGACCGAGTTCGGCATCTCGGTGCAGGGGCAGCCCACCGCCAACCCGATGGTGGCTTCGTCCCAGGTGGTCAACGCCTACGCCTCCTCGACGCTGCGCGCCCGTCGTGCCCGCTGGGACTTCGAGGAGGAGTCGCCGCTGCGCGACGCCCGCGGCTTCGACATGTCCCGCGAGGTGGCCGACCCCTCCCAGCTCACCGACGAGGACCTCGGGCTCGCCAACGTCATCCTGACCAACGGGGCCCGCCTCTACGTCGACCACGCCCACCCCGAGTACTCCACGCCGGAGTGCACCACGCCGCTCGACATCGTGAAGTGGGACAAGGCAGGGGAGCAGGTGATGCTCGACGCCGCCCGGTTCGCCGGCGCCCTTCCCGGCGCAGCCCAGCTGCTGCTCTACAAGAACAACACCGACAACAAAGGTGCGTCGTACGGCGCGCACGAGAACTACCTGATGCGCCGCAGCACGCCGTTCGGTGACATCGTGCGGCACCTCACGCCGTTCTTCGTCAGCCGGCAGGTGATCACCGGTGCCGGCCGCGTCGGGATCGGGCAGGACGGCCGCGACCACGGCTTCCAGCTCAGCCAGCGCGCCGACTACTTCGAGGTCGAGGTAGGTCTGGAGACCACCCTCAAGCGGCCGATCATCAACACCCGGGACGAGCCGCACGCCGACCCGGAGAAGTATCGCCGCCTGCACGTGATCATCGGGGACGCCAACCTCGCCGAGGTGTCCACGTACATGAAGGTCGGCATGACCTCGCTCGTGCTGGCGATGATCGAGGACCGCTTCATCGGCCGCGACCTCGCGGTGCACCAGCCCGTGCGCGCGCTGCGCGCGGTCTCCCACGACCCGACCCTGCGGCACCTCCTGAGGATGGAGGACGGCCGCACGCTGACCGCGGTGCAGCTGCAGCGCGAGTACCTCGACCTCGCCCGCAAGTACGTCGAGGACCGGTACGGCGCCGACGCGGACCCCCAGACCCAGGACGTGCTGGCGCGCTGGCAGTCGCTCCTGGACCGGTTGGAGGAGGACCCGTTCCTGTGCGCCCGGGAGCTCGACTGGGTGGCCAAGCTCAAGCTCCTGCAGCAGTACCGCGACCGCGACGGCCTGGACTGGGACGACGCGAAGCTGCACCTGATCGACCTGCAGTACGCCGACATCCGGCCCGACAAGGGGCTCTACCACCGGCTGGTGGGGATGGGCCGGATCGAGCGCCTCCTCGGTGACGCCGAGGTCGCCGAGGCGATGCACCGACCGCCCGAGGACACCCGCGCCTACTTCCGGGGTCGGTGCCTGGAGCAGTACGCCGACCAGATCGCGGCGGCCTCGTGGGACTCGGTGATCTTCGACCTGCCGGGCCGCGAGTCGCTGCAGCGCGTGCCCACCGTCGACCCGCTGCGCGGCAGCCGCGCCCACGTCGGCGAACTCCTCGACCGTTGTGACACAGCAGAGGCCTTGTTCCGTGCGTTGACCGGCTAG
- a CDS encoding aminoacyl-tRNA deacylase → MTDESPRALAAAEVLGLAHQVTRHGPVRSLEEAAAARGLPPEAIVKTLVVRLADDDYRFVLVPGGREIAWPKLRAVLGVNRLSMPSAEVALEVTGYVRGTITPLGSTHAWPVIADEHVAGAVSIGGGGPGVALTLDAADLVAALDATVADVTEPAG, encoded by the coding sequence ATGACCGACGAGTCCCCCCGCGCCCTCGCCGCCGCCGAGGTGCTCGGCCTGGCCCACCAGGTGACCCGGCACGGCCCGGTGCGCTCGCTGGAGGAGGCGGCGGCCGCGCGCGGTCTCCCACCCGAGGCCATCGTGAAGACGCTGGTGGTGCGGCTCGCCGACGACGACTACCGGTTCGTCCTGGTCCCGGGCGGCCGGGAGATCGCCTGGCCGAAGCTGCGGGCAGTGCTCGGCGTGAACCGGCTCTCGATGCCGAGCGCCGAGGTGGCACTAGAGGTGACCGGCTACGTGCGCGGCACGATCACCCCGCTGGGCAGCACCCACGCATGGCCGGTGATCGCCGACGAGCACGTGGCCGGTGCGGTCTCGATCGGCGGCGGCGGGCCCGGCGTGGCGCTCACCCTGGACGCGGCCGACCTGGTGGCGGCCCTCGACGCGACCGTCGCCGACGTGACCGAGCCGGCCGGCTGA
- the arc gene encoding proteasome ATPase, producing the protein MPASDNDMNRPGSRTRDELESQLGFLEDEVRDLRRRLAESPVHSRSVEQRLAETQRSLAAVTSQNERLAQTLREARDQIMTLKEEVDRLAQPPAGFGTFLGSNEDGSIDVFTGGRKLRVNVSPTIELTDLRRGQEVMLNEALNVVAALDYEEIGEVVMLKEVLADGDRVLVIANADEERVVRLAEPLRAITLRAGDSLLLDSRSGYVYEKVPKSEVEELVLEEVPDIAYESIGGLRGQIDQIRDAVELPYLHPDLFKEHQLKPPKGVLLYGPPGCGKTLIAKAVANSLAKKVAAKTGQEGKSYFLNIKGPELLNKYVGETERHIRLVFQRAREKANQGTPVIVFFDEMDSLFRTRGSGVSSDVENTIVPQLLSEIDGVEGLENVIVIGASNREDMIDPAILRPGRLDVKIKIERPDAESARDIFSKYLLTSLPLHAEDLAEFGGDREACVAAMIQATVERMYTETEENRFLEVTYANGDKEVLYFKDFNSGAMIQNIVDRAKKMAIKDLLETQQKGLRVTHLLQACVDEFKENEDLPNTTNPDDWARISGKKGERIVFIRTLITGKQGTEPGRSIDTVSNTGQYL; encoded by the coding sequence ATGCCCGCGTCGGACAACGACATGAACAGGCCTGGATCGCGCACGCGCGACGAGCTGGAGAGCCAGCTCGGCTTCCTGGAGGACGAGGTCAGGGACCTGCGCCGCCGGCTCGCGGAGAGCCCGGTCCACTCGCGCTCGGTGGAGCAGCGGCTCGCCGAGACGCAGCGCTCGCTGGCGGCGGTGACCAGCCAGAACGAGCGGCTGGCGCAGACGTTGCGGGAGGCCCGCGACCAGATCATGACCCTCAAGGAGGAGGTCGACCGGCTGGCGCAGCCGCCGGCCGGCTTCGGCACCTTCCTGGGCAGCAACGAGGACGGCTCGATCGACGTCTTCACCGGGGGGCGCAAGCTCCGGGTGAACGTCAGCCCGACCATCGAGCTCACCGACCTGCGCCGCGGCCAGGAGGTCATGCTCAACGAGGCCCTGAACGTCGTCGCCGCCCTCGACTACGAGGAGATCGGCGAGGTCGTGATGCTCAAGGAGGTCCTGGCCGACGGCGACCGGGTCCTGGTCATCGCCAACGCGGACGAGGAGCGCGTGGTCCGGCTCGCCGAGCCGCTGCGCGCCATCACGTTGCGTGCGGGGGACTCGCTGCTGCTGGACTCCCGCTCGGGCTACGTCTACGAGAAGGTGCCGAAGTCCGAGGTCGAGGAGCTGGTCCTCGAAGAGGTCCCGGACATCGCCTACGAGAGCATCGGCGGCCTCCGCGGCCAGATCGACCAGATCCGCGACGCCGTCGAGCTGCCCTACCTGCACCCCGACCTGTTCAAGGAGCACCAGCTCAAGCCGCCCAAGGGCGTGCTGCTCTACGGCCCGCCCGGCTGCGGCAAGACCTTGATCGCCAAGGCGGTGGCGAACTCGCTGGCCAAGAAGGTGGCGGCCAAGACCGGCCAGGAGGGGAAGTCCTACTTCCTCAACATCAAGGGCCCCGAGCTGCTCAACAAGTACGTCGGCGAGACCGAGCGGCACATCCGGCTGGTCTTCCAGCGGGCCCGGGAGAAGGCCAACCAGGGCACGCCGGTCATCGTGTTCTTCGACGAGATGGACTCGCTGTTCCGCACCCGCGGCTCCGGTGTCTCCTCCGACGTGGAGAACACGATCGTGCCGCAGCTGCTCAGCGAGATCGACGGCGTCGAGGGCCTCGAGAACGTCATCGTGATCGGCGCCTCGAACCGCGAGGACATGATCGACCCCGCGATCCTGCGTCCCGGACGCCTGGACGTGAAGATCAAGATCGAGCGGCCGGACGCCGAGTCGGCCCGCGACATCTTCTCCAAGTACCTCCTCACCTCGCTGCCGCTGCACGCCGAGGACCTCGCCGAGTTCGGCGGGGACCGGGAGGCGTGCGTGGCCGCGATGATCCAGGCCACCGTGGAGCGGATGTACACAGAGACCGAGGAGAACAGGTTCCTCGAGGTCACCTACGCCAACGGCGACAAGGAGGTCCTGTACTTCAAGGACTTCAACTCCGGCGCGATGATCCAGAACATCGTCGACCGGGCCAAGAAGATGGCGATCAAGGACCTGCTCGAGACCCAGCAGAAGGGGCTGCGGGTCACCCACCTGCTGCAGGCCTGCGTGGACGAGTTCAAGGAGAACGAGGACCTCCCCAACACCACGAACCCGGACGACTGGGCCCGGATCTCGGGCAAGAAGGGCGAGCGGATCGTCTTCATCCGCACGCTGATCACCGGCAAGCAGGGCACCGAGCCGGGACGCTCGATCGACACGGTCTCCAACACCGGCCAGTACCTCTAG
- a CDS encoding tRNA (adenine-N1)-methyltransferase: MPIPLEPSSDLSPDAPEEPADAATTLPDPTWSGVRRGPLQEGEWVRLTDTKGRRHNICLEAGKRFFSNRGHLEHDDLIGREQGFTIVSSAGGEYLVFRPLLTEFVVSMPRQAAVVYPKDAAQIVAMADVFPGARVVEAGVGSGALTCSLLRAVGPEGRVSSYERRQEFADVARRNVTQFFDGDHPAWQLTVGDLVEAMAEEDGSVDRIVLDMLAPWECVDRVARALAAGGMVCAYVATTTQLSKTVETLRAHGGFTEPHPWETLVRDWHVEGLAVRPGHKMVGHTGFLVTARRLAPGETAPVRKRRPAPGAYGVDYDGPRPGGLPPAVAEEPFDA; encoded by the coding sequence ATGCCCATCCCCCTCGAGCCCTCGTCAGACCTGTCCCCGGACGCCCCCGAGGAGCCCGCCGACGCAGCCACGACCTTGCCCGACCCGACCTGGTCCGGGGTAAGACGTGGCCCGCTGCAGGAGGGCGAGTGGGTCCGGCTCACCGACACCAAGGGACGCCGCCACAACATCTGCCTCGAGGCCGGCAAGCGGTTCTTCTCCAACCGCGGGCACCTCGAGCACGACGACCTGATCGGCCGCGAGCAGGGCTTCACCATCGTCTCCTCCGCCGGGGGCGAGTACCTCGTGTTCCGTCCGCTGCTCACTGAGTTCGTGGTCTCCATGCCCCGCCAGGCAGCGGTCGTCTACCCCAAGGACGCCGCCCAGATCGTCGCGATGGCCGACGTCTTCCCGGGCGCGCGGGTGGTCGAGGCCGGGGTGGGCTCCGGCGCGCTGACCTGCTCGCTGCTGCGCGCCGTCGGACCGGAGGGCCGCGTCTCGTCGTACGAACGCCGCCAGGAGTTCGCCGACGTGGCCCGGCGCAACGTCACCCAGTTCTTCGACGGCGACCACCCCGCCTGGCAGCTCACCGTCGGCGACCTCGTCGAGGCAATGGCGGAGGAGGACGGGTCGGTCGACCGGATCGTGCTCGACATGCTCGCGCCCTGGGAGTGCGTGGACCGGGTCGCCCGGGCGTTGGCCGCCGGCGGGATGGTGTGCGCGTACGTCGCCACCACCACCCAGCTGAGCAAGACCGTCGAGACGCTGCGCGCCCACGGCGGCTTCACCGAGCCGCACCCGTGGGAGACGCTCGTGCGGGACTGGCACGTCGAGGGGCTCGCCGTCCGCCCCGGCCACAAGATGGTCGGGCACACCGGCTTCCTGGTCACCGCGCGCCGGCTGGCGCCGGGGGAGACCGCCCCGGTCCGCAAGCGGCGCCCCGCCCCGGGCGCGTACGGCGTCGACTACGACGGTCCGCGCCCCGGTGGCCTGCCGCCCGCCGTGGCCGAGGAGCCGTTCGACGCCTGA
- a CDS encoding site-2 protease family protein: MASPGADPSRQPAPTRPPGTLRIGQVGGIDVLVRSSWLIVAVLISVLIAPAIEQVAPGLGAWTYVAGGAFAVLLYLSVLLHEISHALMARRYGLPVRSITLHFLGGVTEIDGEPDTPGREFGVSVVGPLTSVAIGLVFLLLLPVTPSGLLELAVEMLATANLIVGVLNLVPGLPLDGGRVLRAGVWKATGDPHRATIVAGWGGRVAAVAALGYPLGRELVTGQPTLISDYVLALVIAAFLWSGATAAIVSAKVRRRLPVLAARQLARRALQVPGDQPLSEAVRRAQEERAGSILVLGQDGRPTAVVSEAAVLATPDERRPWIPVSSVARTLQPGLFLAADLVGEPLIRAMQRTPASEYLLLEPDGTVYGVLVTEDVDRAFARAA, encoded by the coding sequence GTGGCATCACCAGGGGCGGACCCCAGCAGGCAGCCGGCGCCGACGCGCCCACCAGGCACGCTCCGGATCGGCCAGGTCGGGGGGATCGACGTCCTCGTCCGGTCCTCGTGGTTGATCGTGGCGGTCCTGATCTCGGTGCTCATCGCACCCGCGATCGAGCAGGTGGCCCCGGGGCTGGGGGCGTGGACCTACGTGGCCGGCGGCGCCTTCGCCGTCCTGCTCTACCTCTCGGTGCTGCTGCACGAGATCTCGCACGCCCTGATGGCCCGGCGCTACGGCCTTCCGGTCCGGTCCATCACGCTGCATTTCCTCGGCGGTGTGACCGAGATCGACGGGGAGCCGGACACCCCCGGACGCGAGTTCGGCGTCTCCGTCGTCGGCCCGCTGACCTCGGTCGCGATCGGGCTGGTCTTCTTGCTGCTGCTCCCCGTGACGCCCTCCGGGTTGCTGGAGCTGGCCGTGGAGATGCTCGCCACCGCCAACCTGATCGTCGGCGTGCTGAACCTCGTGCCCGGCCTGCCGCTCGACGGCGGCCGGGTGCTGCGCGCGGGCGTGTGGAAGGCCACCGGCGACCCGCACCGCGCGACGATCGTGGCGGGCTGGGGCGGCCGGGTCGCGGCCGTGGCCGCCCTCGGCTACCCGCTGGGCCGCGAGCTGGTGACCGGGCAGCCCACGCTGATCAGCGACTACGTCCTGGCGCTGGTGATCGCCGCCTTCTTGTGGAGCGGGGCGACCGCCGCCATCGTCTCGGCCAAGGTCCGCCGCCGGCTGCCGGTGCTCGCCGCCCGGCAGCTGGCCCGCCGGGCGCTGCAGGTTCCCGGCGACCAGCCGCTCTCCGAGGCTGTCCGGAGGGCCCAGGAGGAGCGGGCCGGCAGCATCCTGGTCCTCGGTCAGGACGGTCGTCCCACCGCCGTGGTCAGCGAGGCCGCCGTCCTGGCCACCCCCGACGAGCGGCGTCCGTGGATCCCGGTCAGCTCGGTGGCGCGCACCCTGCAGCCCGGGCTGTTCCTGGCGGCGGACCTCGTCGGCGAGCCGCTGATCCGGGCCATGCAGCGCACGCCCGCATCTGAGTACCTCCTGCTCGAGCCGGACGGCACCGTCTACGGCGTGCTGGTCACCGAGGACGTCGACCGGGCCTTCGCCCGCGCCGCCTGA
- a CDS encoding RecB family exonuclease — protein MSTHVTEGTVVDGVDVLGSLSPSRASDFMTCPLLFRFRTIDKLPEPSSPDAVRGTVVHKVLENLFDLPAAERTSDRASRMLQPAWEEVLEADPRVAEMFGPEGPEISAWMASCGESLERYFTLEDPTRLEPAERELYVETLLESRLLLRGFVDRLDVAPTGEIRVVDYKTGRSPAEAFEAKALFQMKFYALVIWRTRGVVPRMLQLIYLGNGEVLRYSPDESDLLATERKVEALWSAIKRAQESGDFQPRRSALCGWCAHQALCPEWGGTTPPLPEPVAVEPAPVDLAAEGSAEFS, from the coding sequence ATGAGCACACACGTCACCGAGGGGACGGTCGTCGACGGGGTCGACGTCCTCGGGTCGCTCTCCCCGAGCCGGGCATCGGACTTCATGACCTGTCCGCTCCTGTTCCGCTTCCGCACCATCGACAAGCTGCCCGAGCCGTCCTCCCCGGACGCCGTGCGCGGCACCGTCGTGCACAAGGTGCTGGAGAACCTGTTCGACCTGCCGGCGGCGGAGCGCACCTCCGACCGGGCTTCCCGGATGCTCCAGCCGGCCTGGGAGGAGGTCCTCGAGGCCGATCCCCGGGTCGCGGAGATGTTCGGCCCCGAGGGGCCGGAGATCAGCGCCTGGATGGCCTCCTGCGGCGAGTCGCTGGAGCGCTACTTCACGCTCGAGGACCCGACCCGCCTCGAGCCGGCCGAGCGCGAGCTCTACGTCGAGACGCTGCTGGAGTCCCGGCTGCTGCTGCGCGGCTTCGTGGACCGCCTCGACGTCGCCCCGACCGGCGAGATCCGGGTGGTGGACTACAAGACCGGCCGGTCCCCGGCCGAGGCCTTCGAGGCCAAGGCGCTCTTCCAGATGAAGTTCTACGCGCTGGTGATCTGGCGCACCCGGGGCGTGGTCCCGCGGATGCTGCAGCTGATCTACCTCGGCAACGGCGAGGTGCTGCGCTACTCCCCCGACGAGAGCGACCTGCTCGCCACGGAGCGCAAGGTCGAGGCGCTGTGGTCGGCGATCAAGCGCGCCCAGGAGTCCGGTGACTTCCAGCCCCGCCGGTCGGCGTTGTGCGGCTGGTGTGCCCACCAGGCGCTGTGTCCCGAGTGGGGCGGTACGACGCCACCGCTGCCCGAGCCGGTGGCGGTCGAGCCGGCGCCGGTCGATCTCGCCGCGGAGGGCTCGGCGGAGTTCTCCTGA
- a CDS encoding nitroreductase family deazaflavin-dependent oxidoreductase encodes MSVADEMDYRFGTANRAQRALQVLVASRGGAWFFSRVLPPLDTWVQRVSHHRHTVPGLLAGLPVVDLTTTGRKSGLPRTTHLIAIPHHDTLALLGTNFGQPSTPAWVLNLEADPVATLSYRGTSVQVLARPATEPEQAEVLARSEKLYIGYRKYQTRITGRRLRIFVLEQARS; translated from the coding sequence ATGAGCGTGGCAGACGAGATGGACTACCGCTTCGGCACCGCCAACCGCGCCCAGCGAGCGCTCCAGGTGCTGGTGGCCTCCCGGGGCGGCGCCTGGTTCTTCTCGCGGGTCCTGCCGCCCCTGGATACCTGGGTGCAGCGCGTGAGCCACCACCGCCACACCGTGCCGGGCCTGCTGGCCGGGTTGCCGGTCGTGGACCTGACCACCACCGGCCGCAAGAGCGGGCTGCCCCGCACCACACACCTGATCGCGATCCCGCACCACGACACCCTTGCCCTGCTCGGCACGAACTTCGGGCAGCCGTCGACTCCCGCGTGGGTGCTGAACCTGGAGGCGGACCCGGTGGCGACGCTCTCCTACCGGGGCACCTCGGTGCAGGTCCTGGCCCGCCCGGCCACCGAGCCCGAGCAGGCCGAGGTGCTGGCCCGCTCGGAGAAGCTGTACATCGGGTACCGCAAGTACCAGACACGCATCACCGGCCGCCGGCTGCGGATCTTCGTGCTGGAGCAGGCGCGGAGCTGA